A portion of the Bacteroides faecium genome contains these proteins:
- a CDS encoding alanine/glycine:cation symporter family protein, producing the protein MDALDHFFAQVSTWLWGWPMIIMLLGTHLFLTIRLRFPQRKIFTAIRLSVTKDKGAAGDVSQFGALATSLAATIGTGNIIGVATAVSLGGPGAVFWCWLTGVLGIATKYAEGLLAIKYRVQTENGEMLGGPMYALERGLKLRWLAILFCIFTAVAAFGIGNTVQTNSISLLLDETCGISPHITGGIISVLIALVILFGVKGIAKVCTTLVPFMALFYVLGCLYILFLNAAYLKDAVCLIVDSAFSARAAGGGFVGTTVMMAARYGIARGLFSNESGLGSAPIVAAAAQTRNPVRQALVSSTGTFWDTVVICALTGLVLVSSIIAFPDIDHTQGGALTKAAFGKIPFVGTLILTVGIVTFAFSTILGWSYYAEKAVEYLGGKRWIKVYRVLWIIAIYIGSVMNLSLVWNLADGMNALMAIPNLISLIFLSGVAVKETRKYLWEGNLDKHGK; encoded by the coding sequence ATGGATGCACTCGACCATTTTTTTGCTCAAGTAAGTACATGGTTATGGGGATGGCCGATGATTATAATGTTGTTGGGCACTCACCTGTTTCTAACGATTCGTCTGCGTTTTCCGCAACGTAAGATATTTACTGCTATCCGCCTTTCGGTCACGAAAGATAAAGGAGCGGCGGGAGACGTGAGCCAATTCGGAGCATTGGCTACCTCACTGGCTGCTACTATCGGCACGGGAAATATCATTGGAGTAGCTACCGCCGTTTCTTTAGGTGGTCCCGGCGCTGTCTTTTGGTGTTGGCTGACCGGAGTATTGGGAATTGCCACCAAATATGCCGAAGGATTACTGGCTATAAAATACCGGGTACAAACAGAAAACGGCGAAATGCTGGGCGGACCGATGTATGCTTTGGAGCGTGGTCTGAAATTACGTTGGCTTGCTATCCTGTTCTGTATATTCACGGCCGTAGCTGCATTTGGAATCGGAAATACCGTACAAACCAATTCTATCTCTCTATTACTGGACGAAACTTGCGGAATCTCTCCTCACATAACCGGCGGAATCATTAGCGTATTAATCGCCTTAGTTATTCTTTTCGGAGTGAAAGGAATCGCTAAAGTATGTACGACACTTGTTCCTTTCATGGCGTTATTCTACGTATTAGGCTGCTTGTATATCCTCTTTCTGAATGCCGCTTACTTGAAAGACGCTGTTTGCCTGATAGTAGACTCCGCCTTTAGCGCCCGCGCAGCAGGTGGTGGTTTTGTCGGGACTACTGTTATGATGGCGGCCCGTTACGGTATTGCCCGCGGATTGTTCTCTAATGAATCGGGACTGGGTTCTGCCCCGATTGTGGCCGCTGCCGCACAAACCCGTAATCCTGTAAGACAAGCGTTGGTTTCTTCCACCGGAACATTTTGGGATACAGTTGTTATTTGTGCTCTTACAGGGCTTGTACTTGTGAGCAGTATTATTGCTTTCCCCGATATTGACCATACGCAAGGCGGTGCGTTGACCAAAGCTGCATTTGGTAAAATTCCTTTTGTCGGAACGTTAATCCTCACTGTCGGTATTGTTACTTTTGCTTTCTCCACCATCCTGGGGTGGAGTTATTATGCAGAAAAGGCTGTAGAGTATCTGGGTGGCAAACGTTGGATTAAAGTCTATCGTGTGCTTTGGATTATTGCTATCTATATAGGTTCCGTTATGAACCTTTCGCTGGTATGGAATCTGGCTGATGGTATGAATGCGTTAATGGCAATTCCCAATCTGATATCACTTATCTTCCTTTCGGGAGTGGCGGTGAAGGAGACTCGTAAATATTTGTGGGAAGGGAATCTGGATAAGCATGGGAAGTAA
- a CDS encoding TonB-dependent receptor, with protein sequence MNIGSHKYSFQYRLISCYVFLLISLAVYAQSGGERFAGRVVDSETYEPVPFATVRLLALPDSAMLAGGATDAQGKFQLAATAPKNKALLLHVSFIGYTPVYRAVSPAANGNKNALGDIPLNSEAIALDETVVVGQAPMAVTEGDTTVFNASAYRTPEGSMLEDLVKQLPGGEIDADGKLLIHGKEVKKILVDGKEFFSDDPKAALKNLPVEMVEKLKAYERKSDLARLTGIDDGEEEMILDLSVKKNMKLGWMENFMGGYGSKDRYELANTLNRFRDNSQLTIIGNLNNTNNQGFSEMQRESASSSGNLRTQKGLTTSRSLGVNATYDWQRVKFRSNIQYVGTDRLEDSHTTVDNFLRQDKSITQSTGRNRLKNDNLIANASLEWKMDSVTTLIFRPQYRTAVNDRRNESFQQGWENDVLLNEKESSGTNHNSSYNMTMMLQLSRKLSRMGRNVALKVDYGTNASSTDRQNLSTTHYFKNNTEKVQNQRIEDDVDGYNYRLQLVYVEPLPWLHFLQFRYSYQYRVNNSDHFVYNWDKELEEFTPDYDEEASNQFENQYSNHLFNLAVRTSRKKYNYNIGADFEPQKSISHSILKNDPENQLKRTVFNFSPTVNFRYKFSKRTRLQIVYRGKSRQPNIRDLQPVTDRTNPLNIRVGNPSLKPSYINTFTLNFNSYNTKHQRNIVATALVENTINSVTNQVTYDSETGVRTTTPLNLNGNWRALGSFSLNTPFKNRSWIFRTYSYLQYRNQNGYSTINKEEPVKSTVKHLTARQRLQLTYRTKQMEISARAELLYNNSHNNVKETRTETYDYRFGTEMQYYFPWGIELFSDLTYFQRSGYGYSGYARENFMWNCQLSKAFLKRKQLLLRFKIYDILHQDVSMIRTITATAIRDTDYNALGSYFMVHAILRLNMMGR encoded by the coding sequence TTGAACATAGGCAGTCATAAGTATTCTTTTCAGTACCGTTTGATTAGTTGTTATGTCTTCTTACTGATTAGTTTGGCTGTTTATGCGCAGTCCGGTGGAGAGCGTTTTGCCGGACGTGTTGTTGACTCAGAAACCTATGAGCCGGTACCGTTTGCTACGGTCCGGCTTTTGGCTTTACCGGATAGTGCAATGTTGGCGGGCGGGGCAACCGATGCACAGGGAAAATTCCAGTTAGCCGCCACTGCTCCTAAGAATAAGGCTTTGCTACTTCATGTCTCTTTTATCGGATACACTCCGGTTTATCGCGCTGTTTCACCTGCGGCAAATGGCAATAAGAATGCTTTAGGTGATATTCCTTTAAACTCAGAAGCAATCGCTTTGGATGAAACAGTTGTGGTAGGTCAGGCGCCTATGGCTGTGACCGAAGGAGATACAACCGTTTTTAATGCGTCTGCTTATCGCACTCCCGAAGGTTCGATGCTGGAAGATTTAGTGAAACAACTTCCCGGTGGCGAGATTGATGCGGATGGAAAACTGCTGATTCACGGAAAAGAAGTGAAGAAGATACTGGTAGACGGAAAAGAATTCTTTTCCGACGACCCGAAAGCGGCACTCAAGAATCTTCCAGTAGAAATGGTAGAAAAGTTGAAAGCATATGAACGTAAATCCGACCTGGCGCGTCTTACCGGTATTGACGATGGGGAAGAAGAAATGATTCTCGACCTGTCGGTAAAGAAAAACATGAAGTTGGGTTGGATGGAGAACTTTATGGGCGGATATGGTAGTAAAGACCGTTACGAACTTGCCAATACCCTGAACCGCTTTCGGGACAACTCCCAACTGACAATTATCGGAAACCTGAACAATACGAATAATCAGGGCTTTTCCGAGATGCAGAGAGAATCCGCCAGTTCCAGCGGCAATCTGCGCACGCAAAAAGGGCTGACCACTTCCCGTTCCTTGGGTGTGAATGCTACTTATGACTGGCAGCGGGTCAAGTTCCGTTCGAATATCCAGTATGTTGGAACAGACCGTCTGGAAGACAGCCATACAACGGTCGATAATTTTCTCCGTCAGGACAAGTCCATCACTCAGAGCACCGGCCGCAACCGGTTGAAAAATGATAATCTGATAGCGAACGCATCTCTGGAATGGAAAATGGACTCTGTAACCACATTGATTTTCCGTCCCCAATATCGTACGGCAGTCAACGACAGAAGGAATGAAAGTTTTCAGCAAGGGTGGGAGAATGATGTCCTGCTCAATGAAAAAGAATCATCAGGAACGAATCATAACTCTTCCTATAATATGACGATGATGCTGCAACTTAGCCGGAAACTCAGCCGGATGGGAAGAAACGTAGCATTGAAAGTAGATTATGGCACGAATGCTTCTTCAACAGACAGACAGAATCTTTCTACTACACACTATTTTAAGAATAATACGGAAAAAGTCCAAAACCAAAGGATAGAAGACGACGTAGACGGTTACAACTACCGTTTGCAGTTAGTCTATGTAGAACCGTTACCCTGGTTGCACTTTCTTCAGTTCCGTTATAGCTATCAATATCGGGTGAACAACTCCGACCATTTCGTCTACAACTGGGATAAGGAACTGGAAGAATTTACTCCCGACTATGATGAAGAAGCAAGCAACCAATTTGAAAATCAGTACAGCAATCACCTGTTTAACCTTGCTGTCCGCACTTCCCGGAAGAAATACAATTATAATATCGGTGCCGACTTTGAACCTCAGAAATCCATAAGCCATTCCATCCTGAAGAATGACCCGGAGAACCAGTTGAAAAGGACAGTCTTTAATTTTTCACCTACTGTCAACTTCCGCTATAAGTTCTCCAAACGTACCCGTTTGCAGATTGTATATCGGGGAAAGAGCCGCCAGCCCAATATACGCGACCTTCAGCCCGTGACCGACCGTACCAACCCGTTAAATATCCGTGTGGGTAATCCCTCTCTGAAGCCTTCTTATATCAACACGTTTACATTGAATTTCAATTCCTATAATACGAAACATCAACGGAATATAGTTGCTACCGCACTGGTAGAAAACACCATTAACAGTGTGACCAATCAAGTGACCTATGACAGCGAAACAGGAGTGCGAACCACTACTCCGCTCAATCTGAACGGTAACTGGCGGGCTTTGGGCTCTTTTTCTCTCAATACCCCTTTCAAAAACCGTAGCTGGATATTCCGCACGTATTCATACCTGCAATACAGAAATCAGAACGGATATAGCACCATAAACAAGGAAGAGCCTGTAAAGAGTACAGTAAAGCATCTCACGGCGCGTCAACGCCTGCAATTAACATACCGCACGAAACAAATGGAAATCAGTGCCCGTGCAGAATTGCTTTACAACAATTCCCATAATAATGTGAAAGAGACACGTACCGAAACGTACGACTACCGTTTCGGTACGGAAATGCAATATTACTTCCCGTGGGGGATAGAACTATTCAGCGATCTTACTTATTTCCAACGTTCCGGCTATGGATACAGTGGCTATGCCCGCGAGAACTTTATGTGGAACTGCCAGTTGTCAAAAGCCTTCCTGAAACGGAAACAATTGTTGCTCCGTTTCAAAATATATGATATCCTTCATCAGGACGTTTCAATGATACGTACGATTACCGCCACTGCCATTCGTGATACCGACTACAACGCGCTGGGTTCCTATTTCATGGTGCACGCTATTCTTCGTCTGAATATGATGGGACGATAA
- a CDS encoding ClC family H(+)/Cl(-) exchange transporter: MFDFVNKLKDKGRWRIFKLKLIDARLYFVSIFVGLLTGLIAVPYHYLLQFFFNLRHDFFDAHLKWYWYIPLFLLMWGILIFVSWMVKKMPLITGGGIPQTRGVINGRVDYKHPFRELIAKFVGGILALSTGLSLGREGPSVQIGSYVGYLVSKWGRVLSGERKQLLAAGAGAGLAAAFAAPLASSLLVIESIERFDAPKTAITTLLAGVVAGGVASWIFPMNPYFHIDAIVPGMTFWGQVKLFLLLAAVVSIFGKFFSITTLQVKRIYPAIKHPEYVKMLYLLFIAFLISMAEFNLTGGGEQFLLSQAMHPDTHILWIVGMMLLHLVFSIFSFSSGLPGGNFIPTLVTGGLLGQIIALIMVQQGLIAHENISYIMLICMSAFLVAVVRTPLTAIVLITEITGHLEVFYPSIVVGGLTYYFTEMLQIKPLNVTLYEDMIHSPAFKEEARYTLSVEVMSGSYLDGKIVDELRLPERCIIINVHRDRKDWAPKGQKLMPGDQVQIEMDSQDIEKLYEPLVSMANIY; this comes from the coding sequence ATGTTTGATTTTGTCAATAAATTGAAGGATAAGGGCCGTTGGCGAATCTTTAAGTTGAAGTTGATTGATGCGCGGCTTTACTTTGTCAGTATCTTCGTGGGACTGCTGACAGGACTTATTGCCGTGCCCTACCATTATCTATTACAGTTTTTCTTCAATCTTCGTCACGATTTCTTTGATGCCCATTTGAAGTGGTATTGGTATATTCCTCTTTTTCTGTTGATGTGGGGGATTCTTATATTCGTCTCCTGGATGGTAAAGAAAATGCCTCTCATTACGGGCGGCGGGATTCCGCAGACGCGTGGAGTCATTAACGGACGGGTTGATTATAAACATCCTTTTCGGGAATTGATAGCCAAGTTTGTGGGTGGAATACTCGCATTAAGTACCGGATTATCTTTGGGGCGTGAAGGTCCTTCCGTACAGATAGGCTCGTATGTGGGATACTTGGTATCCAAATGGGGACGGGTACTTAGTGGTGAGCGGAAACAATTATTGGCTGCCGGTGCGGGTGCGGGATTGGCGGCTGCTTTTGCTGCGCCGTTGGCTTCATCACTGTTGGTTATCGAATCCATCGAACGGTTCGATGCGCCTAAAACGGCTATTACCACGCTTCTGGCAGGAGTGGTCGCCGGCGGGGTAGCCAGTTGGATTTTTCCCATGAATCCTTATTTTCATATAGACGCCATTGTACCGGGAATGACTTTTTGGGGGCAGGTGAAACTGTTTCTTCTGTTGGCTGCCGTAGTTTCCATTTTCGGAAAGTTCTTTTCTATCACCACCCTTCAAGTCAAACGTATCTATCCTGCCATTAAACATCCGGAATATGTGAAGATGCTCTATCTGCTTTTTATAGCTTTCCTTATCTCTATGGCAGAATTCAACCTGACCGGTGGAGGAGAACAATTCTTGCTTTCGCAGGCAATGCATCCGGATACACATATTCTCTGGATTGTCGGTATGATGCTATTACACTTGGTTTTTAGCATATTCTCTTTTTCTTCAGGCTTGCCGGGCGGTAATTTTATTCCTACATTGGTGACAGGAGGGCTTCTCGGACAAATCATAGCATTGATTATGGTGCAACAGGGACTTATCGCTCACGAGAATATCAGTTATATCATGTTGATTTGTATGTCCGCCTTTCTTGTGGCGGTAGTCCGTACCCCATTGACGGCTATCGTACTGATAACCGAGATAACAGGACATCTGGAAGTTTTCTATCCTTCTATCGTAGTTGGGGGATTAACTTATTATTTCACGGAAATGCTTCAAATAAAACCTCTCAATGTGACTTTATACGAGGACATGATTCACTCGCCCGCATTCAAAGAAGAAGCACGCTATACATTATCGGTTGAAGTCATGAGCGGTTCTTATCTGGACGGAAAGATTGTAGACGAACTTCGTCTGCCGGAGCGATGCATCATCATCAATGTCCACCGTGACCGGAAAGACTGGGCTCCTAAAGGGCAGAAACTAATGCCCGGCGACCAGGTACAAATAGAAATGGATTCGCAAGATATAGAAAAATTGTATGAACCTTTAGTCAGTATGGCGAATATTTATTAA